TGAAcaattactaaattaattattgtatattACACGGTATTAAAGTTTTTGTAAACTAGTAATCTATTTTTCTTAATGTATTCTCCCGAAAATTCTTCATCAGATAAGTTTCGAGATTTGAGCTTCGATGATAATTTGTCGATGAGGAAGTAGTGCATCCCCGAGAAATACTATAAATACCCTTAAGCAACTTTGGTTATACACATTTGTTCAGTTCCACAGTTCCATTGGTATATCACCGTTATTGTATCCGTTGCTGCTGCCGAGACAAACCGAAACGAAACCCATTACAAACTTTTAAACTTAATATTATATACTACGTACTCCATACTCCATACTACTAAAGATATTGAGGTACAAATAAATCATTGGAGGATTCAATGCTCATAAATGATTGCTTTTCTCCACATATACATACAATCATGTATCAATACTCAGGgtcataaaaagttttaaactttttatcgTTGGGTTACTTTAACTGCACTTTCATTTCACAATCTCTATCGGTAATGCATTCtaagataataaattactaaagaAAAAACTAGTAAAAATCTGTGACgcttcattaataatttttttaattattggttaaatttattaaaataaccttCAATGATAAACAATGGTTCAAGCTTGTTAGACACGAACAATAAAACTTAGAAGTATACCTacttatagaattttttttaggacaAATAGAATagcagagaaaaaaaaaatttctctttcaACAAATTCGTacacaaaaaactaaaaaataaaactatataGCCCCGGTACGGATCTATTGAACAAAATCCCTTTTATATTCGGTTTCTTGTACGTTTCTATTGTGATTGTTCCAGGACCTATTCTCCCAGCTGCAGTTTTCGCAGGACAGCGCTTTACCGCCCGATGCCCTTCGCCAAGCCTTAGCCAAGAGTTTTCTCGACCAACAACGTTTCCAATTGGGTTTTATGGACGACGCAGCAGAATGCTTCGTAAGTAATGGTTTTATGATTATAGACACAGCTTTTATCGTTATTAAATCAATTCTCAAgttgctataaaaaatataattatctgaTCCCGTTATCGCGTAAAAAATCTAtctaaaaaactaataatataactaggtatgtatgtatatatgttaAGAAAATACCGGTTCGGGCCTTATATCTTACATCCTATATCTTACATATTATTTACTAGATAATTAACCTTCTTTGTTGACTTTTTTAGTGCTCTAATCTGAGCACctacgaaatttttattttaatttatagccTCTTTCGTATTACAATCACGTATCAAGTTCGCGTAGGTATGCGGTAACATATGTATCGGCACTCCTAcaatagaaatatatatatatacagacatttatatactgtaatatgtaatatataacgTGTGTAGGATTTGAGACCAAGGACAATAAAAGCTGCTAATTTTATTGCCTGTTTAATATTCATCTAGGGATAGATTTTCTCTTAATTTAActgtttgataattaattttaaataaattctacgatatttaaacttaaaaatattttcttcttaaaatgaatcaaaaataaagaaatttttaaatgctaattttttgattaaaaaaaattagaatcttggaatttttgtaaatgggttatatttttatttttaaaattttacaggaAAACATTTTGTTACGAATTCACCTACACATCGCAAGTGGCGAAGCAGAGGATATGTGCAGTGCAAGACACTGTGTTCCGCATCAAAAATTTGCAATGACTTTAGTGGAACAGAGCGTATGTGGCGCTTGCGGTGCTACATCTGAGCCATTACCGTTTACTCAGGTTTGTACAAATTATCCATACCAGCAAATAAAAGATATAATAGTATAATAATCTTATAAATAGATCTACAGACTACAATATATTAGTTTATAAGTATACTATACTAGCTTTGGTGGCCAGTGGCCAGTGACTAGTCAATATCCTGGACAGTAAAACAGCATAAAGCCCAAACTAAACCCTGGAGCGACAATAACAACAGTACAGCATCAGTTGGTCATTTATCATGCTCACGAATACCCTCGAGATCTTTAACTTAAGGTTCACTATTTAGATGGGTGTCCCTTTCCCACGTCTCTACCTGGGCGTATTTTACCTGGAAAAACATAAAACACCTTACTTTACTTTACCTTTACCTTACACTAGCTTGTTATATTATACAGGGTCTGAACCGTGACCTTTGTGAAGTTGTTGagttattgttaattttaagagaTCGTGGTACCCTTGGGGTAGTTTTGTCCGTTGTAAATTTAGTCTGCGGGGGTggttttttcttttactacATATTGGATTtctttatatatgtatatatatatatatatattttttttttattaatcttctTTTGACTGGGACgtgggaaaaaaaatatttgcccTGCACCTTGTCAGCCTCCCACGACTCTCAGTAGAGCAGGAAACTTTCGTGATAATCAGAGTTGACTTGTCGTGCAGATGATTCCGGCTTATCTggatttttctttcttattaTTTACCCGATTAAAGAACAGGGATCCCATGGTGTAGAGGGTATTATGTGTATATAAGTAATTGGGGAAAACGTGAGaagtttaagaaaaaatagtgatgttattaaattaatgttattatttatttgcagATGGTTCATTATGTCTCCGCGTCAGCGCTGACTTCACAAGCACGGCAAACTTTACCAGCGGCCAAGAACAGCCCTGATTTGTTCGGACAACTTTTGAGAAAAGCTGGCGGTATGGGAGATATCCGTGACTGCCCagtaagtattaaaaaaatataattatataatagttATGACTTGTATGTATCATCCTTATGGAAAATCCACTGACGTAGGTTCGAATTTGTTGAACGTTGAGTCATAAAAAGAAAGTACGATTCAttggtttaattaaattgtattattCTTGGAAACCATAACGTGTGATTCTGTCATTTCATACTTTCACTCACTTTTTTTACTAtgatacaattattaatattaataattttattcacacTCGTAACTCCTCTATGTAATTATCTTTACTATTGATACAACGTGATTATGATgttaatcttattttttttcttttaattttagagcGCATGTGGTGCCAAGATCCAAATATGCCGAACGCTGATGAACAGACCAGAGATTGTATCAGTGGGTGTGGTGTGGGACAGTGAAAGACCGTCACTTGAACACATCATGGACGTGTTCGCAACTGTCGGTACGTGCTTGCGACTCAGTGATGTTTTTCACAGCGTTGTAGACTCAAGATGGGGTGCATCTACAGTTCACAATCTCGTTGGGGTAGTCACGTACTACGGCAAGCACTACTCGACATTCTTCTTCCATACCAAGCTAAAGGTacataccttttttttttctaatcttattatttattacttatcacaataaataatttttataaattttctaatcatttttatttattgtctaTTTTGTAGGTATGGATATACTTTGATGATGCAACGGTGAAAGAAATTGGACCGAGATGGGAGCAGGTAGTGGAAAAATGCAGACGCGGTCGTTATCAACCACTTCTTCTACTTTACGCAACGCCTGGTGGTACACCAGTTAACACAGAAAACGCGCCTAAAGTCGTAACGCCATTTCCCAACACTAAAGGCTGGAAGACGTCACCGCAGAAAAATAATTCCCGACGTTCTGTTACACCTAGTCCAGAGAAGCCGTTGATCAGTAATACTGCCAGGCGAGCTATTACACCGAATCCTGATAGTGCCCAACCGCATGCTTACACTCAACGAAGAGTATACAGTGATTATCAAAATCTCACTGatatacaaaataatatttttggaatcaaggtaaaaatttatttttgattaaaataactttattactttattacgtacgagtattttttatttaaatgaatattgtttttaataggATGTTGACACTGTTGACGGTGAAAGTGAGTCAAAGTATATAAGCCGTCGTGCAGTGGAGAACGTGATGCAGCATCAAAAAAAGCAACAAATGCAATTAACGCGTAGCTTAAGCGCTGGTTCTAATACACAAGATGGTTTAAGCATTCCGGATCACTTGAATGTACCACGAAGACGTGATTCTGGAAACTGGTCTGGAGATCGTAACAGCGCTTCTTCAAGCTCTTCAACGACAATGGATAATCCTTATCTGTACATTGTTCATAAAATGCAGAGAAATTCAGGTGTACCTAAAAGCCCAACCAGTAAATCGGGTGAATTGTCGAGTAGCAGCAGCGGTCACTATGACGCTGGATACGATTCATATTCACTTTCTTCAACAGACAGTCTTACTATTCAACAAAATCTTAAACATAATTTACAAGTAAGTTTTATCAaatcattataatattatatttaattactattaattagttggattaataaacaataattttaattgtttcagCTTGCTCAAATCCCTGAAGGTTATCAATCAACTGTTGGTAGTGATTGTGAACGACTGTGCAAGGAGACTGATGCACTGTTGGAAAAATCTCGTGCAGCAGAAGACGCCGGTGATTTGGGTACCGCTGTAGCACTCTGCAATGCTGCAACTAGTAAAGCACGAGCCGCTATGGATGCACCttacaataatcataatacCATCACAGCAGCACGTCTGAAAGTAAATACTTGTGTTATGAGATCGAGAAGTCTTCACAGGAGGATACTGCAAGAGCACGCGATAACTAACGGTGGAAAAGAAGAAGCCGCGGCTGATGGAAGACATACAAGAGAAAACAGTAAATCTGGACAACATTCTCGACAAAATTCACGTGACAAAGGCAATCATTCACGGCAAAATAGTCGTGAGTTATTGATAAATACAACACCGGTAATAGATAAACCAGcggttaaaaatattgaaatatatgCAACTTTACCGAAGAAAAAGACTTTGAGAGGTAAAGCTACTGCTGTAAATGTTATTGAAGACGAAGAGTACATGTTGTATGATAAACCAACTCAACGAACGGGATTTTTTGGTCGAACAAAACGAtgtgatgatgataaaaaagagaaaaaacgGGCTAAGAGTGAAGAAcgcaataaaaatatttcaaaagacTTTTCAATAGCACCTTCAAAACCTTCTGTGTTGCCAAAAAACACTAAGCCAGATAAGACTTGTAAAGAAACGTCTGATTCAAGTAAAAGTTCACAGAGTAATACAACATCAGCGGCTGTTGATCAGAAGCAAGGTAAAAAGCAGCATAAAataagaagaaaattattaatgggcggtttaattaaaagaaaaaatcgaaGTATGCCCGATTTGCGTGAAGGTCAAGATGGTCAACCAATTGCTGTGACTAAGGAAAATACTTCGAATACATTGCCAAAACAATCAGTTGACGATTCAAATGTCGGTTTGAAAGCCAATGAAGTCGGTCAATCTTTAAGCGGTTACTTGTCGGAGGGCCACCTAGAGTTTGCCGGCAACTGCAATGCCAATCCAAATTTAGAACGAAGTCGTCTGATGAGAAAAAGCTTCCACGGTAGCGCTGGTAAGGCGTTACACGTTGCGAAAGTTCCTCCGCCACCACCGCTCCGGACCACTTCTCAGCTTAGCAAGTCTAAGTGTCCTGAAGTGCGCAATGAGCAAGATAACATCAATAAGTCCtcatacaataataataataataataataataataataataataataacaataacaacaaccaaattaatggtaataataataataatgatggaCAATGTGCGATTACTTCTCCTCAGGATCAAACGACTAATGCTTACTGGAGTCATTTGAATCCAGCTAATTTTGATTCAAACAGTCAACTTTGTCGTAACAATTATGACGAATATTTATCAGAGCCCCAGTCATTACCATTTCTACCATCTTACAATCCCGaaggaaataatttaatgacgTCGCCGGTGAATGTTAatcagcaacaacaacagccACAAAATGGTCCAGCTAAACCAAGAATCCAAGATGACGTTGTGCAGTATGCAAATGGTGTTTTATATGAACCAACATTTGTTGTCACGCGAGCTGATGTTCACAATGAACAGAGTCCAGTGAAAGGTCAACAATTAGAAGTCCTTCCACCTTATCCTGAAAATATGACCAATGTGTCACATTCAAGACAACCAAGTGAAGACTTCCCACCTCCACCTTATCCAGTAATCCCCTCGGTTACTCATTCACGTCAACCTAGCGAAGATTTTCCACCACCACCTAGTCCCcttgaaattgaaaatactCTACTTTatcagcaacaacaacaacaacagcagcaacaattacaattacaatatttacaacaacaacaacaacaacaacaacaacaacaacaacaacaacaacaacaacaacaacaacaacaacaacaacaacaacaacaacaacaacaacaacaacaacaacaacaacaacaacaacaacaacaacaacaacaacaacaacaacaacaacaacaacaacaacaacaacaacaacaacaacaacaactgAAACATCGCCAGCATCAGCAGCtgcagcaacaacaacagccATCTCAGCAAATGCAAATGCAAGCAAGTCAACAGCAGTCAACGGAGGCTCAACAAATAAGCAGCTTGTTAGCTCAATTACAAAGTAAGAGAGCGCAGGTTATGTCTTctgaaaatattgaagaaaagAAGAGAAACTCAACGCATGAAGATGAGGATAAAAATGGTAGTGGAACTTGGTTACGTGAACTGCAATCTAAACTAGGTGAAAGAAAAATGAAGAAACAGGGACCGCTGGATGGTCAGGATGTCCCGAAAAGCATTGCTAGGCGTACTAGTGATTTGATGATGAACAGTGTCGGACCAATAACAAATCAGCCGCAGGGCGTTGATGTAACTGATTGTCCTCGAGTCATTTCTTCGGTTAAGGATATGGCTGCGAGAtttgaacaaataaaattacatccAACGCCTAAAGTTGATTTAGACGGTAAAGTTCAGTTAAAATTGACTTCTAATTCAGTATCACCCTCGCCAACAATGGGACACAGCAATGAAGTACAAAAAACAGAAGAAACTATTAATCAATTGCCATTGTCGAGCGAAAATTTAGCAGCTTTTACTAAATTTGATAACTACACAAGTTTGACATCGAGTGCTGAATCAACTTCAAGTCAAAGCACATTCGTTGCACTACCATCTGACAATCCATCAAGTAATCATCAGCAGACTAGTGGGTTGAACGCAGCTATTTTATCAATGTCTCTGACATTACCTCACGAGACTGGTCTTCCAATAGATTATCCAGAAGATGATATTAGTGAAGTGGCTATGCAGAATACTATTCAAAATACAACAATACTGCCAATGGAAGAGGATTTACTCGTAGCTAAGACAAAACGTCGAAGTGGTAAAAAGAAGAGTGTATCATTTTGTAATGAAGTTGTTCTAGTAGCAGCAGCTGATGACGATATAAAGCACTCTGAATATCCTCATCCAATTCTTGAACGTGTATTAAGATCAACGATAAATATACCTGAATCAGTTCAAGTAATGCGTGAAATACAGAGCCTAAAAGAGGCTGAGATGAACCGTGACAGTAATCAAGTGACAAGATTCCAGCAGCACACATTGCCATTGAAAAGCGAAGCGGATAGTACACCATCAACCACATTCCAAGATCAATTGAGGAGTGTCAATCCTATAATACCGTTACCGGTCGATAGTAATTTACGACCGACTTTCACGCGTCAAAATCCCACTGACCCGCCAGTAAACACAAACACCTCGACCTCGATTACTCAACAACAACAAGAGCCCAAGAAGTACACTCCTTATGTTGGTAGTGACTGTCATAGTGATGTTATACGGGATAGTTATCCACCTGCTGTCTCTTCTTCAGCACAATCTAAGATGTCTTACTCACCGCAACTTCAACAACAGATAAGATATACCCAGAATGGTTTGACGTACAATCAGTCCTCCTCTTCATTATCTACTCAAGGATATACTCAACTTCATCCGTCTCATTCGTGCAATCCAGCTATGCCGGTATCGCAAACACAAAAACCCGTGAGTCCTTACACAGTACAAATGCATAATCAATATCCACAAGTTAATAttcagcagcagcagcaacagcaacagcaacaacaacaacaacaacaacaacaacaacaacaacaacaacagcagcagcagcaacaaaAACTTATTACGAACAACAACTGTGCTCAGAAAAATGGATACCCGGTATACTATCATCTCGATCAACAACACAATCAGATGAATTTACAAATGACTAACCAGCAGATTCAACAAAACGGGACAAATCGGACTCAAAGTGTAAATTCAAGTCCCATTACTGTACAAAGTCCTCAACAATTCGGATATCAAACAAACCAATCTCAAAATTCTTGTCAGCAGTACCCTACGCAAAACCAGTACTCGAGCAATAATTATCAGGGTTACACGCTTCAAAATGGCGCTCAACAAAGTAGAGCGAGCCCTTCAATTCCTCAGTACCAACCGCCACCTAATC
This genomic interval from Cotesia glomerata isolate CgM1 linkage group LG1, MPM_Cglom_v2.3, whole genome shotgun sequence contains the following:
- the LOC123275457 gene encoding uncharacterized protein LOC123275457 isoform X4, coding for MTATMGLSQQQIASQDTIDYGNYLQSSHNRKVLGTINDRYQLQNNQNLKQNIRDHNTSFTSTKGLLNGPGQNNCFLNSAVQVLWHLDIFRRSFRELSGHACMRESCIFCALKDLFSQLQFSQDSALPPDALRQALAKSFLDQQRFQLGFMDDAAECFENILLRIHLHIASGEAEDMCSARHCVPHQKFAMTLVEQSVCGACGATSEPLPFTQMVHYVSASALTSQARQTLPAAKNSPDLFGQLLRKAGGMGDIRDCPSACGAKIQICRTLMNRPEIVSVGVVWDSERPSLEHIMDVFATVGTCLRLSDVFHSVVDSRWGASTVHNLVGVVTYYGKHYSTFFFHTKLKVWIYFDDATVKEIGPRWEQVVEKCRRGRYQPLLLLYATPGGTPVNTENAPKVVTPFPNTKGWKTSPQKNNSRRSVTPSPEKPLISNTARRAITPNPDSAQPHAYTQRRVYSDYQNLTDIQNNIFGIKDVDTVDGESESKYISRRAVENVMQHQKKQQMQLTRSLSAGSNTQDGLSIPDHLNVPRRRDSGNWSGDRNSASSSSSTTMDNPYLYIVHKMQRNSGVPKSPTSKSGELSSSSSGHYDAGYDSYSLSSTDSLTIQQNLKHNLQLAQIPEGYQSTVGSDCERLCKETDALLEKSRAAEDAGDLGTAVALCNAATSKARAAMDAPYNNHNTITAARLKVNTCVMRSRSLHRRILQEHAITNGGKEEAAADGRHTRENSKSGQHSRQNSRDKGNHSRQNSRELLINTTPVIDKPAVKNIEIYATLPKKKTLRGKATAVNVIEDEEYMLYDKPTQRTGFFGRTKRCDDDKKEKKRAKSEERNKNISKDFSIAPSKPSVLPKNTKPDKTCKETSDSSKSSQSNTTSAAVDQKQGKKQHKIRRKLLMGGLIKRKNRSMPDLREGQDGQPIAVTKENTSNTLPKQSVDDSNVGLKANEVGQSLSGYLSEGHLEFAGNCNANPNLERSRLMRKSFHGSAGKALHVAKVPPPPPLRTTSQLSKSKCPEVRNEQDNINKSSYNNNNNNNNNNNNNNNNNNQINGNNNNNDGQCAITSPQDQTTNAYWSHLNPANFDSNSQLCRNNYDEYLSEPQSLPFLPSYNPEGNNLMTSPVNVNQQQQQPQNGPAKPRIQDDVVQYANGVLYEPTFVVTRADVHNEQSPVKGQQLEVLPPYPENMTNVSHSRQPSEDFPPPPYPVIPSVTHSRQPSEDFPPPPSPLEIENTLLYQQQQQQQQQQLQLQYLQQQQQQQQQQQQQQQQQQQQQQQQQQQQQQQQQQQQQQQQQQQQQQQQQQQQQQQQQQQQQQQLKHRQHQQLQQQQQPSQQMQMQASQQQSTEAQQISSLLAQLQSKRAQVMSSENIEEKKRNSTHEDEDKNGSGTWLRELQSKLGERKMKKQGPLDGQDVPKSIARRTSDLMMNSVGPITNQPQGVDVTDCPRVISSVKDMAARFEQIKLHPTPKVDLDGKVQLKLTSNSVSPSPTMGHSNEVQKTEETINQLPLSSENLAAFTKFDNYTSLTSSAESTSSQSTFVALPSDNPSSNHQQTSGLNAAILSMSLTLPHETGLPIDYPEDDISEVAMQNTIQNTTILPMEEDLLVAKTKRRSGKKKSVSFCNEVVLVAAADDDIKHSEYPHPILERVLRSTINIPESVQVMREIQSLKEAEMNRDSNQVTRFQQHTLPLKSEADSTPSTTFQDQLRSVNPIIPLPVDSNLRPTFTRQNPTDPPVNTNTSTSITQQQQEPKKYTPYVGSDCHSDVIRDSYPPAVSSSAQSKMSYSPQLQQQIRYTQNGLTYNQSSSSLSTQGYTQLHPSHSCNPAMPVSQTQKPVSPYTVQMHNQYPQVNIQQQQQQQQQQQQQQQQCSEKWIPGILSSRSTTQSDEFTND
- the LOC123275457 gene encoding uncharacterized protein LOC123275457 isoform X1 encodes the protein MTATMGLSQQQIASQDTIDYGNYLQSSHNRKVLGTINDRYQLQNNQNLKQNIRDHNTSFTSTKGLLNGPGQNNCFLNSAVQVLWHLDIFRRSFRELSGHACMRESCIFCALKDLFSQLQFSQDSALPPDALRQALAKSFLDQQRFQLGFMDDAAECFENILLRIHLHIASGEAEDMCSARHCVPHQKFAMTLVEQSVCGACGATSEPLPFTQMVHYVSASALTSQARQTLPAAKNSPDLFGQLLRKAGGMGDIRDCPSACGAKIQICRTLMNRPEIVSVGVVWDSERPSLEHIMDVFATVGTCLRLSDVFHSVVDSRWGASTVHNLVGVVTYYGKHYSTFFFHTKLKVWIYFDDATVKEIGPRWEQVVEKCRRGRYQPLLLLYATPGGTPVNTENAPKVVTPFPNTKGWKTSPQKNNSRRSVTPSPEKPLISNTARRAITPNPDSAQPHAYTQRRVYSDYQNLTDIQNNIFGIKDVDTVDGESESKYISRRAVENVMQHQKKQQMQLTRSLSAGSNTQDGLSIPDHLNVPRRRDSGNWSGDRNSASSSSSTTMDNPYLYIVHKMQRNSGVPKSPTSKSGELSSSSSGHYDAGYDSYSLSSTDSLTIQQNLKHNLQLAQIPEGYQSTVGSDCERLCKETDALLEKSRAAEDAGDLGTAVALCNAATSKARAAMDAPYNNHNTITAARLKVNTCVMRSRSLHRRILQEHAITNGGKEEAAADGRHTRENSKSGQHSRQNSRDKGNHSRQNSRELLINTTPVIDKPAVKNIEIYATLPKKKTLRGKATAVNVIEDEEYMLYDKPTQRTGFFGRTKRCDDDKKEKKRAKSEERNKNISKDFSIAPSKPSVLPKNTKPDKTCKETSDSSKSSQSNTTSAAVDQKQGKKQHKIRRKLLMGGLIKRKNRSMPDLREGQDGQPIAVTKENTSNTLPKQSVDDSNVGLKANEVGQSLSGYLSEGHLEFAGNCNANPNLERSRLMRKSFHGSAGKALHVAKVPPPPPLRTTSQLSKSKCPEVRNEQDNINKSSYNNNNNNNNNNNNNNNNNNQINGNNNNNDGQCAITSPQDQTTNAYWSHLNPANFDSNSQLCRNNYDEYLSEPQSLPFLPSYNPEGNNLMTSPVNVNQQQQQPQNGPAKPRIQDDVVQYANGVLYEPTFVVTRADVHNEQSPVKGQQLEVLPPYPENMTNVSHSRQPSEDFPPPPYPVIPSVTHSRQPSEDFPPPPSPLEIENTLLYQQQQQQQQQQLQLQYLQQQQQQQQQQQQQQQQQQQQQQQQQQQQQQQQQQQQQQQQQQQQQQQQQQQQQQQQQQQQQQQLKHRQHQQLQQQQQPSQQMQMQASQQQSTEAQQISSLLAQLQSKRAQVMSSENIEEKKRNSTHEDEDKNGSGTWLRELQSKLGERKMKKQGPLDGQDVPKSIARRTSDLMMNSVGPITNQPQGVDVTDCPRVISSVKDMAARFEQIKLHPTPKVDLDGKVQLKLTSNSVSPSPTMGHSNEVQKTEETINQLPLSSENLAAFTKFDNYTSLTSSAESTSSQSTFVALPSDNPSSNHQQTSGLNAAILSMSLTLPHETGLPIDYPEDDISEVAMQNTIQNTTILPMEEDLLVAKTKRRSGKKKSVSFCNEVVLVAAADDDIKHSEYPHPILERVLRSTINIPESVQVMREIQSLKEAEMNRDSNQVTRFQQHTLPLKSEADSTPSTTFQDQLRSVNPIIPLPVDSNLRPTFTRQNPTDPPVNTNTSTSITQQQQEPKKYTPYVGSDCHSDVIRDSYPPAVSSSAQSKMSYSPQLQQQIRYTQNGLTYNQSSSSLSTQGYTQLHPSHSCNPAMPVSQTQKPVSPYTVQMHNQYPQVNIQQQQQQQQQQQQQQQQLITNNNCAQKNGYPVYYHLDQQHNQMNLQMTNQQIQQNGTNRTQSVNSSPITVQSPQQFGYQTNQSQNSCQQYPTQNQYSSNNYQGYTLQNGAQQSRASPSIPQYQPPPNLAVYQSQQSQSQLTSQKNLPQNPQNQQLQSHHQHQMAQAFQQRAENYQRPPQKTDQQNILAPNQMYSNSLQNGQSNIKLQNYQHPPANSAVAIKALKQGPLLTNGKSNSMSLLQPANPMQKTTSAPAISRATLCNLCRLKPAAETGMFCVNCDKYMNRFRSKN
- the LOC123275457 gene encoding uncharacterized protein LOC123275457 isoform X3: MKEDKFGQSRRALFQIAKVLWHLDIFRRSFRELSGHACMRESCIFCALKDLFSQLQFSQDSALPPDALRQALAKSFLDQQRFQLGFMDDAAECFENILLRIHLHIASGEAEDMCSARHCVPHQKFAMTLVEQSVCGACGATSEPLPFTQMVHYVSASALTSQARQTLPAAKNSPDLFGQLLRKAGGMGDIRDCPSACGAKIQICRTLMNRPEIVSVGVVWDSERPSLEHIMDVFATVGTCLRLSDVFHSVVDSRWGASTVHNLVGVVTYYGKHYSTFFFHTKLKVWIYFDDATVKEIGPRWEQVVEKCRRGRYQPLLLLYATPGGTPVNTENAPKVVTPFPNTKGWKTSPQKNNSRRSVTPSPEKPLISNTARRAITPNPDSAQPHAYTQRRVYSDYQNLTDIQNNIFGIKDVDTVDGESESKYISRRAVENVMQHQKKQQMQLTRSLSAGSNTQDGLSIPDHLNVPRRRDSGNWSGDRNSASSSSSTTMDNPYLYIVHKMQRNSGVPKSPTSKSGELSSSSSGHYDAGYDSYSLSSTDSLTIQQNLKHNLQLAQIPEGYQSTVGSDCERLCKETDALLEKSRAAEDAGDLGTAVALCNAATSKARAAMDAPYNNHNTITAARLKVNTCVMRSRSLHRRILQEHAITNGGKEEAAADGRHTRENSKSGQHSRQNSRDKGNHSRQNSRELLINTTPVIDKPAVKNIEIYATLPKKKTLRGKATAVNVIEDEEYMLYDKPTQRTGFFGRTKRCDDDKKEKKRAKSEERNKNISKDFSIAPSKPSVLPKNTKPDKTCKETSDSSKSSQSNTTSAAVDQKQGKKQHKIRRKLLMGGLIKRKNRSMPDLREGQDGQPIAVTKENTSNTLPKQSVDDSNVGLKANEVGQSLSGYLSEGHLEFAGNCNANPNLERSRLMRKSFHGSAGKALHVAKVPPPPPLRTTSQLSKSKCPEVRNEQDNINKSSYNNNNNNNNNNNNNNNNNNQINGNNNNNDGQCAITSPQDQTTNAYWSHLNPANFDSNSQLCRNNYDEYLSEPQSLPFLPSYNPEGNNLMTSPVNVNQQQQQPQNGPAKPRIQDDVVQYANGVLYEPTFVVTRADVHNEQSPVKGQQLEVLPPYPENMTNVSHSRQPSEDFPPPPYPVIPSVTHSRQPSEDFPPPPSPLEIENTLLYQQQQQQQQQQLQLQYLQQQQQQQQQQQQQQQQQQQQQQQQQQQQQQQQQQQQQQQQQQQQQQQQQQQQQQQQQQQQQQQLKHRQHQQLQQQQQPSQQMQMQASQQQSTEAQQISSLLAQLQSKRAQVMSSENIEEKKRNSTHEDEDKNGSGTWLRELQSKLGERKMKKQGPLDGQDVPKSIARRTSDLMMNSVGPITNQPQGVDVTDCPRVISSVKDMAARFEQIKLHPTPKVDLDGKVQLKLTSNSVSPSPTMGHSNEVQKTEETINQLPLSSENLAAFTKFDNYTSLTSSAESTSSQSTFVALPSDNPSSNHQQTSGLNAAILSMSLTLPHETGLPIDYPEDDISEVAMQNTIQNTTILPMEEDLLVAKTKRRSGKKKSVSFCNEVVLVAAADDDIKHSEYPHPILERVLRSTINIPESVQVMREIQSLKEAEMNRDSNQVTRFQQHTLPLKSEADSTPSTTFQDQLRSVNPIIPLPVDSNLRPTFTRQNPTDPPVNTNTSTSITQQQQEPKKYTPYVGSDCHSDVIRDSYPPAVSSSAQSKMSYSPQLQQQIRYTQNGLTYNQSSSSLSTQGYTQLHPSHSCNPAMPVSQTQKPVSPYTVQMHNQYPQVNIQQQQQQQQQQQQQQQQLITNNNCAQKNGYPVYYHLDQQHNQMNLQMTNQQIQQNGTNRTQSVNSSPITVQSPQQFGYQTNQSQNSCQQYPTQNQYSSNNYQGYTLQNGAQQSRASPSIPQYQPPPNLAVYQSQQSQSQLTSQKNLPQNPQNQQLQSHHQHQMAQAFQQRAENYQRPPQKTDQQNILAPNQMYSNSLQNGQSNIKLQNYQHPPANSAVAIKALKQGPLLTNGKSNSMSLLQPANPMQKTTSAPAISRATLCNLCRLKPAAETGMFCVNCDKYMNRFRSKN